Proteins found in one Tamandua tetradactyla isolate mTamTet1 chromosome 1, mTamTet1.pri, whole genome shotgun sequence genomic segment:
- the PROCR gene encoding endothelial protein C receptor → MLTTLLPLLPLLLLPGWALCSQETSDGPRSFHMLQISYLPDPAHVWYQGNATLGGRVTHMLEGPDTNVTIRQLEPWEEPEKWEGTQKRLNLYLQQFHGLVRLVHQERRLAFPLMIRCFLGCELPPEGSKAHVFFEVAVNGSSFVSFRPETALWVAGPQAHSQVAIYTLKQLNTYNRTRYELLDFLQDTCVQYVQELFTTTNLKGSQTGHSYTSLVLGILVGSFVITGVAVGIFLCTGGRRRC, encoded by the exons ATGTTGACAACACTGCTGCCACTGCTACCTCTTCTGCTCCTGCCTGGCTGGGCCCTTTGTAGCCAGGAGACCTCGGATG GCCCGCGGAGCTTTCACATGCTCCAGATCTCCTACTTGCCGGACCCCGCTCACGTGTGGTACCAGGGCAACGCGACGCTGGGGGGCCGTGTGACGCACATGCTAGAAGGCCCGGACACCAACGTCACGATCCGCCAGCTGGAACCCTGGGAGGAGCCAGAGAAGTGGGAGGGCACCCAGAAACGCCTGAACCTCTACCTGCAGCAGTTTCACGGCCTCGTGCGGCTAGTGCACCAGGAGCGGCGCTTGGCCT TTCCTCTGATGATTCGCTGTTTCCTGGGCTGTGAGCTGCCTCCTGAGGGCTCCAAAGCCCATGTCTTCTTCGAGGTGGCCGTGAATGGGAGCTCCTTTGTAAGTTTTCGTCCAGAGACAGCTTTATGGGTGGCAGGGCCCCAGGCACACTCCCAAGTGGCCATCTACACCCTGAAGCAGCTCAACACCTACAATCGTACTCGGTATGAGCTACTGGATTTCCTGCAGGACACCTGTGTGCAGTATGTGCAGGAGCTCTTCACCACGACCAACCTGAAAG GGAGCCAAACAGGCCACTCCTACACATCGCTAGTCCTGGGCATCCTGGTGGGCAGTTTCGTCATCACTGGTGTGGCTGTAGGCATCTTCCTGTGCACAGGTGGACGGCGGCGGTGTTAA